A section of the Kribbella voronezhensis genome encodes:
- a CDS encoding chromosome segregation ATPase has translation MSSPVEDGPFDILGSKVLLGVQVVDLSRLSTHPIPMVGQGLVTVAGQGPVDSNGAGKSSWIAALSLLHADDQWRLTSGAPGAAELLFTAEAAGQEGNWSNVDRGYIIGVFSDPELTDLAEIEAAAITVWIRINRKASYLDLRWKNGLHVPFGATEAERAAGADALWAALPHSNGRTDFHANKLSTVLYGGQVRCVSFLSTSVRSSPTANLLAEPLNELGPARIFNAIATLTGLDHELEQEQAHRSAEHTQREATKQATADLQRWEQEMATVEAGILQRAAARSALADARESWQARCARHLVDGDSRNSEILHELAELDQRVAEQEARRETVDAEIDAFGNEETLLRDAQLTRQERDKLDARDRELDLAQRSVREQLERLGQEHRRLLDAGRSADGRDLDAAAAEQDEARQALEEQIGRDHAARTFVDQATALLREAESGQTVSAPQQQVLENAGIACGALTDITELGENDRAEWEPRLAPYREAVVVDAEDATLAAAALADAGYPGFLLVLANRPGTAFKGGPTSADKRFKLDAFFVALASRAAKEVIDEAAGVVAVGQFEEAITGRTARIEAARRRLDAAVEARSAAAAALEQARSRVEQAERRTAAARALGAAADVQEQILALREANDRHENDRDALAPSLQAAKEAAEAAAGQQLVRDERLKNLEATRRDHDRILDDLAGRRLVLLDEQTSLDLVARTTAWGASAAEANEFLLALPEDAQRRTTADWNHQTCTQLDDVVRRCFPNARSREEIPSELWEILNGQDGWSNGTLGARVALVPALQRTLASHLAQHETFDSLQQQQIASQRAERNAALERAREGLGEAESTARAHRASLADGIKSRLRLVSAEFDRLDQQYGGYGAKLEYPEPDPPAEPDKPWKWTVTPKWRRSEGGPFSAFNVKGNTAQMDEKAVKLVCAAALAGGSDRPLLLILDELGRNLGSQHRREAVALFEQIGRDRNITVIGALQDDMERYALASSRLYVKLRRSSDTMAYNQAPVVKGNEEYAARVELLRTWLDSYRGPTPTLDLAPDQLPTDPTPEPTPNTAPSPIPTSTTLGSASAAGAPGSTSGASVTATPGSDAAGAAVQAASKGRQPRKGRSKAAPKGEDATD, from the coding sequence ATGAGCAGTCCTGTTGAGGACGGACCGTTCGACATCCTCGGCTCGAAAGTGCTGCTCGGCGTACAGGTCGTCGACCTGTCCCGGTTGTCGACCCACCCGATCCCGATGGTCGGGCAAGGCCTCGTCACCGTCGCCGGCCAGGGCCCGGTCGACTCGAACGGCGCCGGCAAGTCCTCCTGGATCGCGGCGCTGTCCCTGCTCCACGCCGACGACCAATGGCGGCTCACGAGCGGCGCTCCGGGCGCGGCCGAATTGCTGTTCACCGCCGAGGCGGCCGGCCAGGAAGGCAATTGGTCGAACGTCGACCGCGGGTACATCATCGGCGTCTTCTCCGACCCGGAACTGACCGACCTCGCGGAGATCGAGGCGGCCGCGATCACCGTGTGGATCCGGATCAACCGCAAGGCGTCGTACCTCGACCTGCGCTGGAAGAACGGCCTGCACGTCCCGTTCGGCGCGACCGAGGCCGAGCGTGCGGCGGGCGCGGACGCCTTGTGGGCCGCACTCCCCCATTCCAACGGCCGCACAGACTTCCACGCGAACAAGCTCTCCACCGTCCTGTACGGCGGCCAGGTCCGCTGCGTCTCGTTCCTGTCGACCTCGGTCCGGTCGTCACCGACGGCCAACCTGCTGGCCGAGCCGCTGAACGAACTCGGCCCCGCCCGGATCTTCAACGCGATCGCGACCCTGACCGGCCTCGACCATGAACTCGAGCAGGAGCAAGCACACCGGTCCGCCGAGCACACCCAGCGGGAGGCGACCAAGCAGGCGACCGCCGACCTGCAACGCTGGGAGCAGGAGATGGCCACGGTCGAGGCGGGCATCCTGCAGCGCGCCGCGGCTCGTTCTGCGCTCGCCGACGCGCGGGAATCCTGGCAGGCGCGGTGCGCGCGGCACCTGGTCGACGGAGACTCCCGCAACTCCGAGATCCTGCACGAACTCGCCGAACTCGATCAGCGCGTGGCCGAGCAGGAGGCGCGACGCGAGACCGTCGACGCCGAGATCGATGCCTTCGGCAATGAAGAGACCCTGCTGCGTGATGCCCAGCTGACCCGCCAGGAACGGGACAAGCTCGATGCCCGCGACCGCGAACTGGACCTCGCTCAGCGATCCGTTCGCGAGCAACTCGAACGGCTGGGCCAGGAGCACCGCCGGTTGCTCGATGCCGGTCGCTCCGCGGACGGACGTGACCTGGACGCGGCCGCGGCTGAGCAGGACGAGGCTCGTCAGGCTCTTGAAGAGCAGATCGGACGCGATCACGCCGCCCGGACATTCGTGGACCAGGCGACTGCCCTGTTGCGCGAGGCGGAGAGCGGCCAGACCGTGTCCGCGCCGCAGCAGCAGGTGCTGGAGAACGCCGGGATCGCCTGCGGTGCCCTGACCGACATCACCGAACTGGGTGAGAACGACCGTGCCGAGTGGGAGCCGCGGCTCGCGCCGTACCGCGAGGCTGTTGTCGTCGACGCCGAGGACGCCACTCTGGCTGCCGCCGCCCTGGCGGACGCAGGCTACCCGGGCTTCCTGCTGGTGCTCGCGAACCGGCCGGGTACCGCCTTCAAGGGCGGACCGACCTCGGCCGACAAGCGGTTCAAGCTCGACGCGTTCTTCGTGGCGCTGGCGTCGCGCGCCGCCAAGGAGGTCATCGACGAGGCCGCCGGGGTGGTCGCCGTCGGACAGTTCGAGGAGGCGATCACCGGCCGGACCGCACGGATCGAAGCCGCCCGACGCCGCTTGGATGCCGCGGTCGAGGCCCGCTCGGCGGCAGCGGCCGCTCTGGAGCAAGCCCGGTCCCGGGTAGAACAGGCCGAACGTCGTACTGCGGCTGCCCGGGCGCTGGGAGCCGCTGCCGACGTACAGGAGCAGATTCTCGCGCTCCGCGAGGCGAACGACCGCCACGAGAACGACCGGGATGCGCTGGCGCCTTCGCTGCAGGCCGCCAAGGAGGCAGCCGAGGCGGCTGCCGGTCAGCAGTTGGTCCGGGACGAGCGGCTGAAGAACCTCGAGGCCACTCGCCGTGACCACGACCGCATCCTCGACGACCTGGCGGGCCGTCGGCTGGTGCTGCTGGACGAGCAGACCTCGCTCGATCTGGTCGCCCGGACGACCGCTTGGGGAGCCTCGGCCGCTGAGGCGAACGAGTTCCTGCTGGCTCTGCCGGAGGATGCCCAGCGTCGGACCACGGCCGACTGGAACCACCAGACCTGCACCCAACTCGACGACGTCGTACGCCGGTGCTTCCCGAACGCCCGGTCGCGCGAGGAGATCCCCTCGGAGCTCTGGGAAATCCTGAACGGTCAGGACGGCTGGTCCAACGGCACCCTCGGTGCGCGCGTCGCTCTGGTGCCCGCGTTGCAGCGGACGCTGGCGAGCCATCTCGCACAGCACGAGACGTTCGACAGCCTTCAGCAACAGCAGATCGCCAGCCAGCGCGCCGAGCGCAACGCCGCTCTCGAACGCGCCCGCGAGGGACTGGGCGAGGCGGAGAGCACCGCTCGCGCGCACCGTGCCTCCCTTGCCGACGGCATCAAGTCGCGGCTGCGGCTGGTCTCGGCTGAATTCGACCGCCTCGACCAGCAGTACGGCGGCTACGGGGCGAAGCTCGAGTATCCGGAGCCCGACCCGCCGGCTGAGCCCGACAAGCCGTGGAAGTGGACCGTGACGCCCAAGTGGCGGCGGTCCGAGGGCGGCCCGTTCTCGGCGTTCAACGTCAAGGGCAACACCGCGCAGATGGACGAGAAGGCCGTCAAGCTCGTCTGCGCCGCCGCCCTCGCGGGTGGAAGCGACCGGCCGCTGCTCCTCATCCTGGACGAACTGGGCCGCAACCTCGGCTCCCAGCACCGGCGCGAAGCAGTCGCCCTCTTCGAACAGATCGGCCGCGACCGCAACATCACGGTCATCGGCGCCCTGCAGGACGACATGGAACGGTACGCGCTGGCGTCGTCCCGCCTGTACGTGAAGCTCCGCCGCTCCTCCGACACCATGGCCTACAACCAGGCACCGGTTGTGAAGGGCAACGAAGAGTACGCCGCCCGCGTGGAACTCCTCCGCACCTGGCTCGACTCCTACCGAGGCCCCACCCCCACCCTGGACCTAGCCCCCGACCAACTCCCCACAGACCCCACCCCCGAGCCCACGCCAAACACCGCCCCGTCCCCGATCCCAACGTCCACCACGCTGGGCTCGGCCTCAGCGGCCGGCGCGCCGGGCTCGACCTCTGGGGCCAGTGTGACGGCGACGCCCGGCTCGGATGCCGCCGGCGCTGCTGTCCAGGCTGCCTCCAAGGGGCGCCAGCCACGGAAGGGGCGCTCGAAGGCCGCCCCCAAGGGTGAGGACGCGACTGATTGA
- a CDS encoding pectate lyase family protein codes for MTSSAPTTVPPRRRILRATAMLTAGAALLASSSVAFVPEASAYTFALQGWATQGGGTTGGGSASPVTVTTQAALISNVQASGARVIKVSGTIALPSGMTKVAANKTIIGVGSSATITTGGFNIASVSNVIIRNINFKNWTDDAINVQYSTRVWIDHNNFSNGYDGAVDIKRASDYVTVSWNRVFSHDKSFLLGHSDDNGAEDLGKLRVTYHHNYFDGSTQRHPRVRFANPVHVYNNYYRGNSGYGVASTVNAGVFVQRNYFENVSKPTVAQTGDSPAGNLKLDGNYLTGSGTPVSRNPGSVAAIPYSYTLDAAADIKSIVTAYAGTGKI; via the coding sequence ATGACCAGTTCCGCCCCAACGACCGTTCCACCGCGCCGGCGGATTCTCCGCGCAACCGCCATGCTGACCGCCGGCGCCGCACTGCTCGCCAGCAGTTCCGTTGCGTTCGTACCGGAAGCCTCCGCCTACACGTTCGCGCTCCAGGGCTGGGCGACCCAAGGCGGCGGCACGACCGGCGGCGGGAGTGCCTCGCCCGTCACCGTGACCACGCAGGCCGCGCTGATCAGCAACGTCCAGGCCAGTGGCGCCCGCGTCATCAAGGTGTCCGGAACGATCGCGCTGCCGAGCGGGATGACGAAGGTCGCCGCCAACAAGACCATCATCGGCGTCGGCAGCAGCGCGACGATCACCACCGGTGGGTTCAACATCGCCAGTGTCAGCAACGTGATCATCCGCAACATCAACTTCAAGAACTGGACCGACGACGCGATCAACGTCCAGTACTCGACCCGCGTCTGGATCGACCACAACAACTTCAGCAACGGGTACGACGGTGCGGTCGACATCAAGCGGGCGTCGGACTACGTCACCGTGTCGTGGAACCGGGTGTTCAGTCACGACAAGTCGTTCCTGCTCGGGCACTCCGACGACAACGGCGCCGAGGACCTCGGCAAGCTGCGGGTCACCTATCACCACAACTACTTCGACGGATCCACGCAACGTCACCCGCGGGTGCGGTTCGCGAACCCGGTGCACGTCTACAACAACTACTACCGCGGCAACAGCGGCTACGGCGTCGCCTCCACGGTCAACGCGGGCGTCTTCGTCCAGCGCAACTACTTCGAGAACGTGAGCAAGCCGACGGTGGCTCAGACCGGCGACTCGCCCGCAGGCAATCTCAAGCTGGACGGCAACTACCTGACCGGATCCGGTACGCCGGTCTCGCGCAACCCCGGCAGCGTCGCGGCCATCCCCTACAGCTACACGCTCGACGCAGCCGCCGACATCAAGTCCATCGTCACCGCCTACGCCGGCACCGGCAAAATCTGA
- a CDS encoding TrmH family RNA methyltransferase — MAPSRLDALPIGAQHPQYRELLAVRKDSVPGRILVEGTWEHSQLLTTPTVIDAFFYCPEAAEDGIAEQVASRAAEVFRISPKLYARVTRKTRSDGLISIARLPVWQPTDFRFDESSLVLVADGVEYAGNLGTLIRTVDAARADCLVLTSRRARRSHPGVYAASRGLVLSTPVLEFDDIGEAAAWLRARRVDVHLADPSATGSYRVPQYKGKPTAFVVGSEGGGLSRHWHEQGFGAVSIPMLGQADSLNVALSAGILLFEARAHKDGW, encoded by the coding sequence ATGGCACCGTCACGTCTCGACGCCTTGCCGATCGGCGCTCAGCACCCGCAGTACCGCGAGCTGCTCGCCGTCCGCAAGGATTCCGTTCCCGGCCGCATCCTGGTCGAGGGCACCTGGGAGCACAGTCAGCTCCTGACCACTCCCACCGTCATCGACGCCTTCTTCTACTGCCCTGAAGCAGCCGAGGACGGCATCGCAGAACAAGTAGCGTCGCGGGCAGCTGAGGTCTTCCGGATCTCACCGAAGCTCTACGCGCGAGTCACCCGCAAGACCAGGTCGGACGGCCTGATCTCGATCGCCCGGCTCCCGGTCTGGCAACCGACGGACTTCCGCTTCGACGAATCGTCGCTGGTCCTGGTCGCGGACGGCGTCGAGTACGCCGGCAATCTCGGCACCCTGATTCGTACGGTCGACGCCGCCCGCGCCGATTGCCTCGTCCTCACCAGCCGACGGGCGCGACGCAGTCATCCCGGCGTGTACGCCGCCAGCCGCGGCCTCGTGCTGAGTACGCCGGTCCTCGAGTTCGACGACATCGGCGAGGCAGCCGCGTGGCTCCGAGCGCGCAGGGTCGACGTCCACCTGGCCGATCCGAGCGCGACGGGGAGCTACCGCGTACCGCAGTACAAGGGGAAGCCGACGGCGTTCGTGGTCGGGTCGGAGGGTGGTGGGTTGTCCAGGCATTGGCACGAGCAGGGCTTCGGGGCGGTGTCGATACCGATGCTCGGCCAGGCCGACTCCCTCAATGTCGCGCTGTCCGCGGGCATCCTGCTCTTCGAGGCGCGGGCGCACAAGGACGGGTGGTGA
- a CDS encoding phosphoribosyltransferase — translation MRFADRVDAGRRLASALRRRVPDDAVVLGLPRGGVPVAAVVAERLDLPLDVLVVRKLGLPGQPELALGAVGEDGVLVMNDALVASSGVSQEALAAVARRERAVVEQRAGRLRLTEAAIDIRERTVVLVDDGVATGSTMQAACQVARARGAAAIVVAVPVGAAAALKRLRSVADEVICLMKPKSFIGVGQWYRDFGQTSEAEVIALLAGTTTQQGDS, via the coding sequence GTGAGATTCGCCGATCGGGTGGACGCGGGACGAAGGCTCGCCTCGGCTCTGCGGCGCCGGGTGCCGGACGATGCGGTGGTGCTCGGTCTGCCGCGGGGTGGCGTTCCGGTCGCCGCAGTCGTGGCCGAGCGGCTTGACCTGCCGCTCGACGTGCTGGTCGTACGGAAGCTCGGGCTGCCTGGGCAGCCCGAGCTCGCGCTCGGCGCGGTGGGTGAGGACGGTGTCCTAGTGATGAACGATGCCCTGGTGGCCTCGTCCGGGGTGAGTCAGGAGGCACTGGCAGCCGTTGCACGGCGGGAGCGCGCCGTGGTCGAGCAGCGAGCCGGGCGGCTTCGACTGACCGAAGCGGCGATCGATATCCGCGAACGGACAGTGGTGCTGGTGGATGACGGCGTGGCGACCGGCTCGACGATGCAGGCAGCCTGCCAGGTCGCTCGTGCCAGGGGAGCGGCGGCGATCGTCGTTGCGGTACCGGTGGGGGCAGCGGCTGCGCTGAAGCGCCTGCGATCCGTCGCGGACGAGGTGATCTGCCTGATGAAGCCGAAGAGCTTCATCGGAGTGGGGCAGTGGTACCGCGACTTCGGTCAGACGAGTGAGGCGGAGGTGATCGCTCTGCTCGCTGGTACGACGACGCAGCAAGGCGACTCATGA
- a CDS encoding GDSL-type esterase/lipase family protein — translation MNDFEPGEVVAPSDPRIVLEGQWAQQPGLAITVNSGSRISFSFAGERVQLLFDTDGLTVAPHLWISVDDSEPELHLIERPVIVLTAETGRHTVEVVVKDVNEFVNRWNPPFDCAVVFAGLVLDVNSRLRLVGRPAGPRLEFYGDSITQGVRALSTDPESAGADGSKSYAYLTARAFGATAYQVGFGSQGIARVGNGEVPNGLESFGWNFAGSPAERIEQPQVVVLNLGVNDETLTPEQYGEYLARVRSTYGSAKLVALSPFSGKHADAIETAVKLTGDDDIVYVGTDGWITPDDCTDGLHPSVAGHAKLAARLIEALETHTDLTRR, via the coding sequence GTGAACGACTTCGAACCGGGTGAGGTAGTCGCCCCCAGCGACCCGCGGATCGTCCTCGAGGGGCAGTGGGCGCAGCAGCCCGGGCTCGCGATCACGGTCAATTCCGGGTCGCGGATCAGCTTCTCCTTCGCCGGCGAGCGGGTCCAGTTGCTCTTCGACACCGATGGTCTGACCGTCGCTCCCCATCTGTGGATCTCAGTCGACGACTCCGAGCCGGAGCTGCACCTGATCGAGCGGCCGGTGATCGTGCTGACCGCCGAGACCGGGCGGCACACGGTCGAGGTCGTGGTGAAGGACGTCAACGAGTTCGTCAATCGCTGGAATCCGCCGTTCGACTGCGCGGTCGTGTTCGCCGGCCTGGTGCTCGACGTCAACAGCCGGCTGCGGCTGGTCGGTCGCCCGGCCGGACCGCGGCTGGAGTTCTACGGCGACTCGATCACTCAGGGCGTCCGTGCGCTCAGTACCGATCCGGAGTCCGCCGGCGCCGACGGCAGCAAGTCGTACGCGTATCTGACCGCGCGGGCGTTCGGCGCAACGGCGTACCAGGTCGGTTTCGGCAGCCAGGGCATCGCTCGCGTCGGCAACGGCGAGGTGCCGAACGGGCTGGAGTCCTTCGGCTGGAACTTCGCGGGCTCGCCGGCCGAGCGGATCGAGCAGCCGCAGGTGGTCGTGCTCAACCTGGGCGTGAACGACGAGACGCTGACGCCCGAGCAGTACGGCGAATACCTCGCCCGCGTGCGCTCGACGTACGGGTCGGCCAAACTCGTTGCCCTCAGCCCCTTCAGTGGCAAGCACGCGGACGCGATCGAGACCGCGGTGAAGCTGACCGGCGACGACGACATCGTCTACGTCGGCACCGACGGCTGGATCACTCCGGACGACTGCACCGACGGACTGCATCCTTCCGTCGCCGGACACGCCAAACTCGCTGCCCGCCTGATCGAGGCACTGGAAACCCATACGGACCTGACGCGACGCTGA
- a CDS encoding SWIM zinc finger family protein, with protein sequence MNDRTPWQGWRRSSEENAGLPAAKGPGSRRPFGLTWWGKAWVDALVHRARLDPGRLSRGRSYARRGSVLELTVDPGVVSATVQGSRPTPYEVNVRIRAFTDDEWEAVLDVVSAQIGRVAALLDGELPPEVVDDAQAAGLELLPDAGEVKTACNCPDFAVPCKHSAAVCFLIADALDEDPFVLLLLRGRKRDELMAALRERRSAGGEQLAVKRRPVGVPARAAFAKALGPVPLPPKPLAQPGVPSAVLMLEPPRQSGIDAHELVMLATDAARRAWELASGDGDGGFGLSREEDLARRAAGLLGTAGLADLAHRAGVPARVLTSWAIAWREGGAGGFAVAESTPSAGSEDAIDPAAIAEGREALGANAVVEGNRVTADRRQLRLGADGLWYLFGEQFNDWVLRGPGAADPRDLLGL encoded by the coding sequence ATGAACGACCGTACGCCGTGGCAGGGCTGGCGCCGTTCTTCGGAGGAGAACGCGGGGCTCCCCGCCGCCAAAGGTCCCGGCAGCCGCCGGCCGTTCGGGCTGACCTGGTGGGGCAAGGCCTGGGTGGACGCGCTCGTGCATCGCGCCCGGCTGGACCCAGGTCGCTTGAGTCGCGGCCGGTCCTATGCGCGCCGCGGCAGCGTGCTCGAGTTGACGGTGGATCCAGGTGTGGTGAGCGCGACGGTCCAGGGCAGCCGCCCCACGCCGTACGAGGTGAACGTGCGGATTCGGGCGTTCACCGACGACGAGTGGGAAGCGGTGCTGGACGTGGTGTCCGCGCAGATCGGCCGGGTCGCGGCGTTGCTCGATGGCGAGTTGCCGCCCGAGGTCGTGGACGATGCGCAGGCAGCGGGGCTGGAGTTGCTGCCGGACGCGGGTGAGGTGAAGACCGCCTGCAACTGCCCCGATTTCGCCGTGCCGTGCAAGCATTCGGCGGCCGTCTGCTTCTTGATCGCTGACGCTCTCGACGAGGATCCGTTCGTCTTGTTGCTGCTGCGCGGACGCAAGCGGGACGAGCTGATGGCGGCTCTGCGGGAGCGCCGGTCTGCCGGAGGCGAGCAGCTTGCGGTGAAACGCCGGCCTGTCGGCGTACCGGCCAGGGCTGCGTTCGCGAAGGCGCTCGGTCCAGTGCCGTTGCCGCCGAAGCCACTGGCGCAACCGGGGGTGCCGTCTGCCGTGCTGATGCTGGAGCCGCCGCGGCAGTCGGGAATCGACGCGCACGAACTGGTGATGCTGGCGACCGATGCCGCTCGGCGGGCTTGGGAGCTTGCGTCGGGGGACGGAGACGGCGGGTTCGGGCTGAGCCGGGAGGAGGATCTGGCGCGCCGGGCCGCCGGTTTGCTGGGGACGGCGGGGCTTGCGGATCTCGCCCATCGCGCCGGCGTACCGGCTCGGGTGCTGACCAGTTGGGCGATCGCTTGGCGCGAAGGCGGAGCCGGCGGTTTCGCTGTCGCCGAGTCGACGCCTTCGGCTGGTTCGGAGGACGCGATCGATCCGGCCGCGATAGCGGAGGGTCGCGAGGCGCTGGGCGCGAACGCGGTCGTGGAAGGCAACCGGGTGACAGCCGACCGGAGGCAACTCCGGCTGGGGGCGGACGGCCTTTGGTATCTGTTCGGCGAGCAGTTCAACGACTGGGTACTCCGCGGCCCGGGCGCCGCCGATCCCCGCGACCTCCTCGGTCTGTGA
- a CDS encoding DEAD/DEAH box helicase gives MEVVQLRGDRPRRVKVAARLLSVQEALEFLTRPAGDGDSAGHRAWRAAALAGIGLVARGRLVPDKGTTGIGAWRVGPLDPADRGWLKNLAASMPAEAYAVPVEGSRPLRLADPEQLVRAFWDALADALVRTPAAGVSVREGARPFAAVEPLEITGPTEWLDETALSEEAGARLVLRIEPPEDDAEFTAVLQLRSGVDPSLLVDVADVWNAPAAVLAALGERAETDLLLALRRGARVWPPLGAALKDAAPESVGIDDEALDELASDSAALDGAGIEVLWPAELFAGELAVRGAVATPTPGAVTGPDFSLNDLLAFKWRPTLDGQELTEAEVAALAEAKRPMIRMRGRWVRIDQELARKLRRGGSRKLTGAEALAAALTGTIEVDGELVAFDANGSLRTMVDRLRTAREPEPVDEPIGLRATLRDYQKRGVAWMAHLADLGFGGCLADDMGLGKTIQVIALHLQLSRRGRGPTLVVCPSTLLGTWERELGKFAPEVPTRRYHGAGRNLSDLAADEVVLTTYGVVRQDHRVLGEIFWGLAVADEAQHAKNPLSRTARALRTLPAATRLALTGTPVENRLSELWSILDWAAPGLLGTLDRFRHDIAVPVERYHDEEATARLARVTRPFLLRRKKTDPGIAPELPPKTEHDVVVPLTAEQATLYQAVAKETLAKIEEAEGIARRGLVLSLLTQLKQVCNHPAQFLHEPGPLPRRSGKLAALDELLDVILAEGESVLIFSQYVEMCRLIEAHLAARQVRTLFLHGGIGVRKREQLVEQFQAGEAQVFLLSLKAGGVGLTLTKATHVVHYDRWWNPAVEDQATDRAYRIGQDRPVQVHRLITENTLEDRISTVIAAKRDLADAVVGSGEAWLSELSDTELTELVELSTTPAKSGAASAYNPSAVGKTA, from the coding sequence GTGGAGGTGGTTCAGCTGCGCGGGGACCGGCCGCGGCGGGTGAAGGTGGCGGCTCGGCTGCTCTCGGTCCAGGAGGCGCTGGAGTTCCTGACGCGGCCTGCCGGTGACGGGGATTCGGCCGGGCATCGCGCTTGGCGGGCGGCCGCGCTGGCGGGGATCGGACTGGTCGCGCGCGGGCGGTTGGTGCCGGACAAGGGGACGACCGGGATCGGTGCGTGGCGGGTCGGGCCGCTGGATCCGGCCGATCGTGGCTGGCTGAAGAACCTTGCCGCGTCGATGCCCGCCGAGGCGTACGCAGTACCGGTGGAAGGGTCGCGGCCGTTGCGGCTGGCGGATCCTGAGCAGTTGGTTCGCGCGTTCTGGGATGCATTGGCGGACGCGCTGGTCCGTACTCCGGCAGCAGGCGTCTCCGTGCGGGAAGGTGCCCGGCCGTTCGCGGCGGTCGAGCCGCTGGAGATCACCGGGCCGACCGAGTGGCTCGACGAGACGGCGTTGAGTGAGGAGGCCGGCGCTCGGCTGGTGCTGCGCATCGAGCCGCCTGAGGACGACGCCGAGTTCACAGCCGTTCTGCAGTTGCGAAGTGGTGTGGATCCAAGCTTGCTGGTGGATGTGGCCGACGTGTGGAACGCGCCGGCCGCAGTACTGGCTGCTCTTGGGGAGCGAGCGGAAACCGATCTGCTGTTGGCGTTGCGGCGTGGGGCGCGCGTTTGGCCGCCGCTCGGAGCGGCCTTGAAAGATGCGGCGCCCGAGTCCGTCGGGATCGACGACGAGGCGCTGGACGAGCTGGCGAGCGACAGCGCGGCCTTGGACGGCGCCGGGATCGAGGTGTTGTGGCCGGCCGAACTGTTCGCTGGTGAGCTCGCGGTCCGTGGCGCCGTTGCCACTCCGACGCCGGGTGCGGTGACGGGTCCGGACTTCAGCCTCAACGATCTGCTGGCGTTCAAGTGGCGGCCCACGTTGGACGGGCAGGAGCTGACCGAGGCCGAGGTCGCCGCGTTGGCCGAGGCGAAGCGGCCGATGATCCGGATGCGCGGGCGATGGGTGCGCATCGACCAGGAGCTCGCCCGGAAGCTGCGGCGCGGTGGATCGCGGAAGCTGACCGGAGCGGAGGCGCTCGCGGCAGCGTTGACAGGGACGATCGAGGTCGACGGCGAACTGGTCGCGTTCGACGCCAACGGTTCGCTGCGGACGATGGTCGACAGACTCCGGACCGCTCGCGAGCCGGAACCGGTGGACGAGCCGATCGGTTTGCGAGCGACCCTGCGCGACTACCAGAAGCGGGGTGTCGCGTGGATGGCGCACCTGGCCGACCTCGGCTTCGGCGGATGCCTCGCGGATGACATGGGTCTCGGCAAGACGATCCAGGTGATCGCACTGCATCTCCAGCTGAGCAGGCGCGGACGCGGACCGACGCTCGTGGTCTGCCCGTCGACGCTGCTGGGGACGTGGGAACGCGAGCTGGGGAAGTTCGCGCCTGAGGTGCCCACACGGCGGTACCACGGCGCCGGGCGCAACCTCAGCGACCTGGCCGCCGACGAAGTGGTGCTCACGACGTACGGCGTGGTGCGGCAGGATCACCGGGTGCTCGGCGAGATCTTCTGGGGACTCGCGGTCGCCGACGAGGCCCAGCATGCCAAGAACCCCTTGTCCAGAACGGCTCGCGCACTCCGGACGTTGCCTGCGGCAACCAGACTCGCGCTGACCGGGACACCGGTGGAGAACCGGTTGTCCGAGCTGTGGTCCATCCTCGACTGGGCCGCGCCGGGGCTGCTCGGCACCCTGGACCGGTTCCGCCACGACATCGCCGTACCGGTCGAGCGGTACCACGACGAGGAGGCGACCGCCCGGCTCGCGCGGGTCACCCGGCCGTTCCTGTTGCGCCGGAAGAAGACCGATCCCGGGATCGCGCCCGAGTTGCCGCCGAAGACCGAGCACGACGTCGTGGTCCCGTTGACCGCCGAGCAGGCCACGCTCTACCAGGCCGTCGCGAAGGAGACGCTCGCCAAGATCGAGGAGGCCGAGGGGATCGCGCGCCGTGGGCTGGTGCTGAGTCTGCTCACCCAGCTCAAGCAGGTCTGCAACCATCCGGCGCAGTTCCTGCACGAGCCCGGTCCACTCCCCCGCCGGTCCGGCAAGCTCGCCGCGCTCGACGAATTGCTCGACGTGATCCTGGCCGAGGGCGAGTCGGTGCTGATCTTCAGCCAGTACGTCGAGATGTGCCGGCTGATCGAGGCGCACCTGGCGGCCCGGCAGGTCCGGACGCTCTTCCTGCACGGCGGAATCGGGGTGCGGAAGCGCGAGCAACTGGTCGAGCAGTTCCAGGCGGGCGAGGCGCAGGTGTTCCTGTTGTCACTGAAGGCCGGCGGCGTCGGGCTGACTCTGACCAAGGCGACCCACGTCGTGCACTACGACCGCTGGTGGAACCCGGCCGTCGAGGACCAGGCGACCGACCGTGCCTACCGGATCGGGCAGGACCGGCCGGTCCAGGTGCACCGGCTCATCACCGAGAACACCCTCGAGGACCGCATCTCCACGGTCATCGCGGCCAAGCGTGACCTCGCCGACGCGGTGGTCGGTTCGGGCGAGGCGTGGCTGAGCGAGCTGTCCGACACCGAGCTGACCGAGTTGGTCGAGCTGTCGACGACACCGGCCAAGTCAGGTGCGGCCAGCGCCTACAACCCTTCTGCTGTTGGGAAAACGGCATGA